A window of Streptomyces sp. NBC_01224 genomic DNA:
GCGTGCGTGACCGCCGCGACCAGGACCGCGAACGCGACCAGCGGTGTCACTTCGACTGCTCGCGCACGTCCACCACGGTTCCGCCAGCGTGCCCGATCAGCGACTTGGGGTCGAGCGGGAAGACGGTGTGCGGGGTGCCTGCCGCCGCCCACACCACCTCGTGGTCCAGCAGCCCCCGGTCGGCCAGCACCCGGGTCCTCGTACGGTGCCCGAAGGGGGGTACGCCGCCGATCGCGTACCCGGTCGTCTCCCGGACCAGCTCGGCCCCGGCCCGCTTGACCTTCCCGGCGTCCAGCTCCGCGCGTACCCGCTCCACGTCGACGCGCG
This region includes:
- a CDS encoding YbaK/EbsC family protein — encoded protein: MSTSDATAAAEAHPRFAEALRELGLDVEVRRFPEATRTAAEAAAAIGCELSEIVKSLIFEADGVPVLVLMDGSSRVDVERVRAELDAGKVKRAGAELVRETTGYAIGGVPPFGHRTRTRVLADRGLLDHEVVWAAAGTPHTVFPLDPKSLIGHAGGTVVDVREQSK